The Oreochromis niloticus isolate F11D_XX linkage group LG13, O_niloticus_UMD_NMBU, whole genome shotgun sequence genome has a window encoding:
- the pprc1 gene encoding peroxisome proliferator-activated receptor gamma coactivator-related protein 1 isoform X1, whose product MAARWGTGEETLTACNMDFFPLDTLDETDELSSRETLEALQSCLDLSFFEDTPIIESKVPDHDNDATLLAALTEILDNVEDENLSPFDILPDSDLLSGQKGREQSPLRKLLGLSRSPTEKDAPSRPLSTGKSLPRIQTNSLQRSDGEEEEDGSLTLSPVGPDSCPDADLLDLEGLSLLHSLTLEQTNEDVVSISLGDLVRHMQPYCLPVCVENEAGEQIMPEGGIVLEVVDQGENGEPILAIPDINLPVSLKVKEQLSEKEQKVSDEAEDSSEHIVVDDEDDVTVNEAPVKITSPETTGVCLDVKDEKTVKSQMEEIKEKSPSRRKKKCKQQSHPLPVEGRVLRSSTARNAAQELPKEPKRKSVKEEKKQKLPKVPPASTQAPSLVKPKEKELCQTETQPQTSSTAVISEVNVQQTKVKSLSSRQDTVPLSAKPGKSEDSYSPTTMSSQDSSEASQQPVQAPTELGNVSAAPPVSLSPVSSEIPTAAPCSVTPEVMPSASEAVTPAVPEPKPKALSLEEYRRLRQQKRPAPVEKQGNNSTKWPSLPELPKELPPIPCLPHPSPKDPRRPITQPPKKEVEEVKPAWQPRGPCAPPTPEALLVPPAYMVAPSSKVSAATAVPKPQQTPEPPSLPQKNPILVPNVVKDSAMPQSVTTHPAAPNVPKNFGAPNTQLASSVHGKCSPALTGGMDGVDGVPISKPVSPKCEEHTKTTLKTTTDEIKPTAATGSLPSVPQKTTVVSQKVPEVTALTSLNNIIASDSKSSKSTADGTQLCSTPAASLSDSQSLKTKPVVAETKETPTIPVEAQRAKSPTQELIEAFTSEIGIEAADLTSLLEQFEETQAKEEQCVSEVSGRAAAVGNSSSVELVPEKSVVKRVKASDISSTAALTPPATPPHQMWKPLAAVALLGKSKASEASKSSPSKVIQIEAQPLPSVRPRSKPTLAAATVAPDLACMDHDYCLPNKGTPTAEPGKRWNIKQQSFITIKPIRQHTPTTTQTTPAALASSLQSTINQVVLTKTQVCPMKPLEPKANRLDESSVMETPDASPTRLETELKERSPRRGPLGRSYRRHAASRTPSPGCSPEERTRGRSRKRSHHSPSPMSSCSESDSDSSRSRSRSHSPTKKRYRHQSSSSSSSRSSYRHSVSRSPPRRRRYSYSSSRSGSWSRSRSRSRSPQRRDQWSKGRRLYSPSYRPSYGHAPKPNAEEVKRRKEKAIEERRVVYVGKIRGTMTQKELKERFSYFGEIEECTLHFRDHGDNYGFVTYYNTKDAFTAIENGSKLRKPDELPFDLCFGGRRQFCQSNYADLDSSREYEPTPAKGKYHALDFDTLLRQAQQNLKR is encoded by the exons ATGGCGGCGCGGTGGGGAACAGGCGAGGAGACTTTAACAGCGTGCAATATGGATTTTTTCCCTTTGGATACACTAGACGAg ACTGATGAGCTGAGCTCCAGAGAAACTCTGGAGGCCCTTCAAAGCTGCTTAGATCTGTCCTTCTTTGAGGACACACCGATAATAGAG TCTAAAGTCCCAGATCATGACAATGACGCCACGCTGCTAGCAGCCTTGACGGAGATTCTTGACAATGTAGAAGATGAGAACCTGTCTCCGTTTGACATACTGCCTGACTCAGACCTGCTGTCAGGTCAAAAGGGCAGGGAACAGTCTCCG CTCAGGAAATTACTGGGTTTATCACGTTCCCCTACAGAGAAAGACGCACCATCTAGGCCTTTATCAACTGGAAAG AGCCTCCCTAGGATACAGACAAACTCTCTGCAGAGGAGTGatggggaggaagaggaagacggCTCCCTCACGCTGAGCCCAGTTGGGCCTGACTCATGTCCTGACGCTGACCTGCTAGACTTGGAGGGTCTGTCCCTCCTACATTCTCTTACCTTGGAGCAGACAAATGAAGATGTTGTCTCAATTAGCCTGGGCGACCTGGTCAGGCATATGCAACCCTACTGCTTGCCGGTATGTGTGGAGAATGAGGCAGGGGAACAGATTATGCCCGAAGGAGGCATAGTGCTTGAGGTTGTGGACCAGGGGGAAAATGGAGAACCCATCCTGGCCATCCCAGACATAAATCTTCCAGTTTCTCTAAAAGTTAAAGAGCAGCTTTCAGAAAAAGAGCAGAAAGTTTCAGATGAAGCAGAAGACAGTTCGGAGCATATAGTTGTTGATGATGAAGACGATGTAACGGTCAATGAAGCACCTGTGAAAATcacatctccagagacaacaggaGTGTGTTTAGATGTAAAAGATGAGAAGACCGTTAAGAGCCAAATGGAAGAAATTAAAGAGAAAAGTCCATccaggaggaaaaagaaatgcaagCAACAGTCCCATCCTCTTCCTGTGGAAGGAAGAGTCCTTCGGAGTAGCACCGCAAGAAATGCAGCACAGGAACTGCCCAAAGAGCCCaaaagaaaatctgtcaaagaagaaaagaaacaaaaactccCAAAAGTTCCTCCTGCCTCAACCCAAGCTCCATCGCTGGTAAAACCTAAAGAAAAAGAGCTATGCCAAACTGAAACTCAACCTCAGACCTCCTCTACAGCAGTAATCAGTGAAGTGAATGTGCAACAAACTAAAGTTAAATCTCTGTCCTCTAGACAGGACACAGTACCGTTAAGTGCTAAACCTGGGAAGAGTGAAGACAGCTATTCACCCACAACAATGAGTTCTCAGGATTCCAGTGAAGCTTCACAACAGCCAGTCCAAGCCCCCACTGAGCTCGGGAATGTATCAGCAGCTCCCCCTGTTTCCCTCTCTCCGGTGTCTTCAGAGATCCCGACAGCTGCTCCTTGCTCTGTGACTCCCGAGGTGATGCCGAGTGCTAGTGAGGCTGTGACTCCAGCAGTCCCAGAGCCCAAACCCAAAGCACTTAGTTTAGAGGAGTATAGACGGCTTAGACAACAGAAAAGGCCCGCTCCAGTGGAAAAGCAAGGCAACAATAGCACCAAGTGGCCTAGCCTCCCAGAGCTTCCCAAAGAGCTTCCCCCTATTCCCTGCCTGCCTCACCCAAGCCCCAAGGATCCTCGACGTCCCATCACCCAGCCGCCGAaaaaggaggtggaggaggtcaAACCTGCGTGGCAACCAAGAGGACCATGTGCACCACCCACCCCTGAGGCACTGCTGGTTCCACCTGCCTACATGGTTGCCCCTTCCAGCAAGGTTTCAGCTGCTACTGCAGTTCCTAAACCCCAACAAACACCCGAACCGCCCAGTCTGCCACAGAAAAACCCTATTCTGGTCCCTAATGTAGTTAAAGATTCAGCCATGCCCCAAAGCGTCACTACTCACCCTGCAGCACCTAATGTGCCTAAAAACTTTGGGGCTCCTAACACTCAGCTCGCATCTTCAGTACATGGGAAATGTTCTCCTGCTCTTACAGGAGGGATGGATGGAGTAGATGGAGTCCCCATCTCTAAGCCTGTATCTCCTAAGTGTGAAGAGCACACCAAGACCACTCTTAAAACCACTACAGATGAAATAAAACCCACTGCTGCTACTGGATCTCTTCCCAGTGTCCCCCAGAAGACCACTGTGGTTTCCCAGAAAGTGCCTGAGGTCACTGCTCTTACTTCCTTAAATAACATCATTGCATCTGATAGCAAGTCCTCCAAATCCACAGCTGATGGTACCCAGCTGTGTTCCACTCCAGCTGCTAGTCTCTCGGACTCCCAGAGtctaaaaacaaaaccagtTGTTGCTGAAACTAAAGAAACACCCACAATACCAGTGGAAGCCCAAAGAGCAAAGAGCCCCACACAAGAGCTGATTGAAGCATTCACAAGTGAAATAG GTATTGAAGCTGCTGATCTGACCAGTTTACTGGAGCAGTTTGAGGAAACCCAAG CCAAAGAGGAGCAATGTGTGTCGGAGGTCTCTGGTAGAGCAGCAGCTGTAGGAAACTCGAG CAGTGTCGAACTGGTTCCAGAGAAGTCTGTTGTGAAACGTGTAAAAGCTAGTGACATCTCAAGTACTGCAG CTCTGACACCTCCAGCCACTCCTCCTCATCAAATGTGGAAACCCCTGGCAGCTGTGGCCCTGCTTGGGAAGAGCAAAGCCTCTGAAGCCTCCAAGTCGAGCCCCTCCAAAGTTATCCAGATAGAAGCTCAGCCTCTGCCCTCAGTCAGGCCACGTAGCAAACCCACGCTCGCTGCTGCCACTGTAGCCCCCGATTTGGCGTGTATGGATCATGACTATTGCCTTCCCAACAAAGGCACTCCCACTGCAGAGCCAGGCAAGCGTTGGAATATTAAACAGCAGTCTTTTATCACTATTAAACCCATCAGGCAACATACTCCAACCACTACACAGACAACCCCAGCTGCCCTGGCATCATCTCTCCAATCTACCATAAATCAGGTAGTTTTAACCAAAACACAAGTTTGTCCAATGAAGCCCCTGGAGCCCAAGGCAAATAGGTTGGACGAAAGCTCTGTTATGGAGACTCCAGATGCTTCTCCTACTCGGCTGGAGACTGAATTGAAAGAAAGGAGCCCGAGGAGAGGTCCGTTGGGAAGGTCGTACCGTCGCCATGCTGCTTCTCGCACACCCAGCCCCGGATGTAGTCCTGAAGAGAGGACCAGAGGCCGGTCAAGAAAAAGATCGCATCATTCTCCCAGTCCAATGTCCAGCTGTTCAGAGTCAGACTCCGATTCTTCTAGATCTCGGTCTAGATCACACTCTCCAACAAAGAAAAG gtaTCGTCACCAGAGCAGTTCCAGCTCCTCATCCCGTTCCTCCTATCGGCATTCTGTGTCCCGCTCTCCTCCCAGAAGGAGAAGGTATTCCTATTCTTCTTCTCGTTCTGGCTCTTGGAGTCGCTCCAGATCACGATCTCGGTCCCCTCAAAGACGGGATCAGTGGAGTAAAGGCAGACGATTGTACAG tccCTCATATCGGCCCAGCTATGGTCATGCTCCAAAGCCAAATGCGGAGGAGGTGAAGCGACGCAAGGAGAAAGCCATT GAGGAGCGCCGCGTTGTTTACGTTGGTAAAATCCGGGGAACGATGACCCAAAAAGAACTAAAAGAGCGCTTTTCCTATTTTGGCGAGATTGAAGAATGTACCCTGCACTTTAGAGACCATGG GGACAACTACGGCTTTGTGACTTATTACAACACCAAGGATGCTTTCACAGCAATTGAGAATGGAAGTAAACTGCGCAAGCCTGACGAGTTGCCGTTTGATCTCTGTTTCGGTGGGAGGAGACAGTTCTGCCAGAGCAACTATGCTGACTTAG ATTCGAGTAGAGAGTACGAGCCAACGCCTGCAAAAGGCAAGTATCATGCACTAGACTTCGACACTTTACTGAGGCAGGCCCAGCAGAATCTGAAGAGGTAA
- the pprc1 gene encoding peroxisome proliferator-activated receptor gamma coactivator-related protein 1 isoform X2, with protein sequence MAARWGTGEETLTACNMDFFPLDTLDETDELSSRETLEALQSCLDLSFFEDTPIIESKVPDHDNDATLLAALTEILDNVEDENLSPFDILPDSDLLSGQKGREQSPLRKLLGLSRSPTEKDAPSRPLSTGKSLPRIQTNSLQRSDGEEEEDGSLTLSPVGPDSCPDADLLDLEGLSLLHSLTLEQTNEDVVSISLGDLVRHMQPYCLPVCVENEAGEQIMPEGGIVLEVVDQGENGEPILAIPDINLPVSLKVKEQLSEKEQKVSDEAEDSSEHIVVDDEDDVTVNEAPVKITSPETTGVCLDVKDEKTVKSQMEEIKEKSPSRRKKKCKQQSHPLPVEGRVLRSSTARNAAQELPKEPKRKSVKEEKKQKLPKVPPASTQAPSLVKPKEKELCQTETQPQTSSTAVISEVNVQQTKVKSLSSRQDTVPLSAKPGKSEDSYSPTTMSSQDSSEASQQPVQAPTELGNVSAAPPVSLSPVSSEIPTAAPCSVTPEVMPSASEAVTPAVPEPKPKALSLEEYRRLRQQKRPAPVEKQGNNSTKWPSLPELPKELPPIPCLPHPSPKDPRRPITQPPKKEVEEVKPAWQPRGPCAPPTPEALLVPPAYMVAPSSKVSAATAVPKPQQTPEPPSLPQKNPILVPNVVKDSAMPQSVTTHPAAPNVPKNFGAPNTQLASSVHGKCSPALTGGMDGVDGVPISKPVSPKCEEHTKTTLKTTTDEIKPTAATGSLPSVPQKTTVVSQKVPEVTALTSLNNIIASDSKSSKSTADGTQLCSTPAASLSDSQSLKTKPVVAETKETPTIPVEAQRAKSPTQELIEAFTSEIGIEAADLTSLLEQFEETQAKEEQCVSEVSGRAAAVGNSSVELVPEKSVVKRVKASDISSTAALTPPATPPHQMWKPLAAVALLGKSKASEASKSSPSKVIQIEAQPLPSVRPRSKPTLAAATVAPDLACMDHDYCLPNKGTPTAEPGKRWNIKQQSFITIKPIRQHTPTTTQTTPAALASSLQSTINQVVLTKTQVCPMKPLEPKANRLDESSVMETPDASPTRLETELKERSPRRGPLGRSYRRHAASRTPSPGCSPEERTRGRSRKRSHHSPSPMSSCSESDSDSSRSRSRSHSPTKKRYRHQSSSSSSSRSSYRHSVSRSPPRRRRYSYSSSRSGSWSRSRSRSRSPQRRDQWSKGRRLYSPSYRPSYGHAPKPNAEEVKRRKEKAIEERRVVYVGKIRGTMTQKELKERFSYFGEIEECTLHFRDHGDNYGFVTYYNTKDAFTAIENGSKLRKPDELPFDLCFGGRRQFCQSNYADLDSSREYEPTPAKGKYHALDFDTLLRQAQQNLKR encoded by the exons ATGGCGGCGCGGTGGGGAACAGGCGAGGAGACTTTAACAGCGTGCAATATGGATTTTTTCCCTTTGGATACACTAGACGAg ACTGATGAGCTGAGCTCCAGAGAAACTCTGGAGGCCCTTCAAAGCTGCTTAGATCTGTCCTTCTTTGAGGACACACCGATAATAGAG TCTAAAGTCCCAGATCATGACAATGACGCCACGCTGCTAGCAGCCTTGACGGAGATTCTTGACAATGTAGAAGATGAGAACCTGTCTCCGTTTGACATACTGCCTGACTCAGACCTGCTGTCAGGTCAAAAGGGCAGGGAACAGTCTCCG CTCAGGAAATTACTGGGTTTATCACGTTCCCCTACAGAGAAAGACGCACCATCTAGGCCTTTATCAACTGGAAAG AGCCTCCCTAGGATACAGACAAACTCTCTGCAGAGGAGTGatggggaggaagaggaagacggCTCCCTCACGCTGAGCCCAGTTGGGCCTGACTCATGTCCTGACGCTGACCTGCTAGACTTGGAGGGTCTGTCCCTCCTACATTCTCTTACCTTGGAGCAGACAAATGAAGATGTTGTCTCAATTAGCCTGGGCGACCTGGTCAGGCATATGCAACCCTACTGCTTGCCGGTATGTGTGGAGAATGAGGCAGGGGAACAGATTATGCCCGAAGGAGGCATAGTGCTTGAGGTTGTGGACCAGGGGGAAAATGGAGAACCCATCCTGGCCATCCCAGACATAAATCTTCCAGTTTCTCTAAAAGTTAAAGAGCAGCTTTCAGAAAAAGAGCAGAAAGTTTCAGATGAAGCAGAAGACAGTTCGGAGCATATAGTTGTTGATGATGAAGACGATGTAACGGTCAATGAAGCACCTGTGAAAATcacatctccagagacaacaggaGTGTGTTTAGATGTAAAAGATGAGAAGACCGTTAAGAGCCAAATGGAAGAAATTAAAGAGAAAAGTCCATccaggaggaaaaagaaatgcaagCAACAGTCCCATCCTCTTCCTGTGGAAGGAAGAGTCCTTCGGAGTAGCACCGCAAGAAATGCAGCACAGGAACTGCCCAAAGAGCCCaaaagaaaatctgtcaaagaagaaaagaaacaaaaactccCAAAAGTTCCTCCTGCCTCAACCCAAGCTCCATCGCTGGTAAAACCTAAAGAAAAAGAGCTATGCCAAACTGAAACTCAACCTCAGACCTCCTCTACAGCAGTAATCAGTGAAGTGAATGTGCAACAAACTAAAGTTAAATCTCTGTCCTCTAGACAGGACACAGTACCGTTAAGTGCTAAACCTGGGAAGAGTGAAGACAGCTATTCACCCACAACAATGAGTTCTCAGGATTCCAGTGAAGCTTCACAACAGCCAGTCCAAGCCCCCACTGAGCTCGGGAATGTATCAGCAGCTCCCCCTGTTTCCCTCTCTCCGGTGTCTTCAGAGATCCCGACAGCTGCTCCTTGCTCTGTGACTCCCGAGGTGATGCCGAGTGCTAGTGAGGCTGTGACTCCAGCAGTCCCAGAGCCCAAACCCAAAGCACTTAGTTTAGAGGAGTATAGACGGCTTAGACAACAGAAAAGGCCCGCTCCAGTGGAAAAGCAAGGCAACAATAGCACCAAGTGGCCTAGCCTCCCAGAGCTTCCCAAAGAGCTTCCCCCTATTCCCTGCCTGCCTCACCCAAGCCCCAAGGATCCTCGACGTCCCATCACCCAGCCGCCGAaaaaggaggtggaggaggtcaAACCTGCGTGGCAACCAAGAGGACCATGTGCACCACCCACCCCTGAGGCACTGCTGGTTCCACCTGCCTACATGGTTGCCCCTTCCAGCAAGGTTTCAGCTGCTACTGCAGTTCCTAAACCCCAACAAACACCCGAACCGCCCAGTCTGCCACAGAAAAACCCTATTCTGGTCCCTAATGTAGTTAAAGATTCAGCCATGCCCCAAAGCGTCACTACTCACCCTGCAGCACCTAATGTGCCTAAAAACTTTGGGGCTCCTAACACTCAGCTCGCATCTTCAGTACATGGGAAATGTTCTCCTGCTCTTACAGGAGGGATGGATGGAGTAGATGGAGTCCCCATCTCTAAGCCTGTATCTCCTAAGTGTGAAGAGCACACCAAGACCACTCTTAAAACCACTACAGATGAAATAAAACCCACTGCTGCTACTGGATCTCTTCCCAGTGTCCCCCAGAAGACCACTGTGGTTTCCCAGAAAGTGCCTGAGGTCACTGCTCTTACTTCCTTAAATAACATCATTGCATCTGATAGCAAGTCCTCCAAATCCACAGCTGATGGTACCCAGCTGTGTTCCACTCCAGCTGCTAGTCTCTCGGACTCCCAGAGtctaaaaacaaaaccagtTGTTGCTGAAACTAAAGAAACACCCACAATACCAGTGGAAGCCCAAAGAGCAAAGAGCCCCACACAAGAGCTGATTGAAGCATTCACAAGTGAAATAG GTATTGAAGCTGCTGATCTGACCAGTTTACTGGAGCAGTTTGAGGAAACCCAAG CCAAAGAGGAGCAATGTGTGTCGGAGGTCTCTGGTAGAGCAGCAGCTGTAGGAAACTCGAG TGTCGAACTGGTTCCAGAGAAGTCTGTTGTGAAACGTGTAAAAGCTAGTGACATCTCAAGTACTGCAG CTCTGACACCTCCAGCCACTCCTCCTCATCAAATGTGGAAACCCCTGGCAGCTGTGGCCCTGCTTGGGAAGAGCAAAGCCTCTGAAGCCTCCAAGTCGAGCCCCTCCAAAGTTATCCAGATAGAAGCTCAGCCTCTGCCCTCAGTCAGGCCACGTAGCAAACCCACGCTCGCTGCTGCCACTGTAGCCCCCGATTTGGCGTGTATGGATCATGACTATTGCCTTCCCAACAAAGGCACTCCCACTGCAGAGCCAGGCAAGCGTTGGAATATTAAACAGCAGTCTTTTATCACTATTAAACCCATCAGGCAACATACTCCAACCACTACACAGACAACCCCAGCTGCCCTGGCATCATCTCTCCAATCTACCATAAATCAGGTAGTTTTAACCAAAACACAAGTTTGTCCAATGAAGCCCCTGGAGCCCAAGGCAAATAGGTTGGACGAAAGCTCTGTTATGGAGACTCCAGATGCTTCTCCTACTCGGCTGGAGACTGAATTGAAAGAAAGGAGCCCGAGGAGAGGTCCGTTGGGAAGGTCGTACCGTCGCCATGCTGCTTCTCGCACACCCAGCCCCGGATGTAGTCCTGAAGAGAGGACCAGAGGCCGGTCAAGAAAAAGATCGCATCATTCTCCCAGTCCAATGTCCAGCTGTTCAGAGTCAGACTCCGATTCTTCTAGATCTCGGTCTAGATCACACTCTCCAACAAAGAAAAG gtaTCGTCACCAGAGCAGTTCCAGCTCCTCATCCCGTTCCTCCTATCGGCATTCTGTGTCCCGCTCTCCTCCCAGAAGGAGAAGGTATTCCTATTCTTCTTCTCGTTCTGGCTCTTGGAGTCGCTCCAGATCACGATCTCGGTCCCCTCAAAGACGGGATCAGTGGAGTAAAGGCAGACGATTGTACAG tccCTCATATCGGCCCAGCTATGGTCATGCTCCAAAGCCAAATGCGGAGGAGGTGAAGCGACGCAAGGAGAAAGCCATT GAGGAGCGCCGCGTTGTTTACGTTGGTAAAATCCGGGGAACGATGACCCAAAAAGAACTAAAAGAGCGCTTTTCCTATTTTGGCGAGATTGAAGAATGTACCCTGCACTTTAGAGACCATGG GGACAACTACGGCTTTGTGACTTATTACAACACCAAGGATGCTTTCACAGCAATTGAGAATGGAAGTAAACTGCGCAAGCCTGACGAGTTGCCGTTTGATCTCTGTTTCGGTGGGAGGAGACAGTTCTGCCAGAGCAACTATGCTGACTTAG ATTCGAGTAGAGAGTACGAGCCAACGCCTGCAAAAGGCAAGTATCATGCACTAGACTTCGACACTTTACTGAGGCAGGCCCAGCAGAATCTGAAGAGGTAA